One part of the Sporosarcina ureae genome encodes these proteins:
- a CDS encoding multicopper oxidase family protein: MKLTPFIDPLPIPQYLTPLERHKCFTYYEIGMKEFFHEFHSELAPTKIWGYEGQFPGPLVNVNSGECAHVKWKNELPEQHFLPIDRTLHGSSEHMPDVRTVVHLHGAEVEPESDGHPEAWFTNNYHTVGAVFDSPVYKYNNNQRAATLWYHDHAVGITRLNVYAGLVGMYIIRDEEERKLNLPSGAYEIPLIIADRGFNEDGSLFYSDTTNVRPGPVQPGLTFPHPSVTPGEAFENITVNGKVWPFLEVEPRKYRFRILNASNERFYKMNLSNGQKIIQIGSDGGLLETPAYMDELTIAPAERMDVIIDFSKLAPDDTIVLENTAATPFDFAPPVGALPDPETDGQIMQFRVVELTAPDTSNLPAILSHIPKLRECDAAQTRDITLDADIDEYGRLKFLFNNKGFMERIDFKPQLNDTEIWRIINTAGATHPIHIHLIQFQILDRIPFDAQGFTANGLLNFTGPPVKPPVNERGWKDVVQSPPGFVTRVIMRFAPFTGRYMLHCHILEHEDHDMMRQFEVVERKCGCKTNCTCKEHKPKRKCECKKKCTCQGKCTCKKSCTCKKKKSNHPSKKERHHKKCPTCPPCSETYRCECE; encoded by the coding sequence TTGAAATTAACACCATTTATTGACCCACTACCTATTCCTCAATATCTTACTCCACTGGAGAGGCATAAGTGCTTCACGTACTATGAAATTGGCATGAAAGAGTTCTTTCACGAGTTTCATTCAGAGTTGGCACCCACAAAAATTTGGGGTTACGAGGGGCAATTCCCTGGTCCACTAGTCAACGTCAACAGTGGTGAGTGCGCACATGTTAAGTGGAAGAATGAACTCCCCGAGCAACATTTCCTACCAATCGATAGAACACTGCACGGTTCAAGCGAACATATGCCAGATGTTCGTACAGTCGTCCATTTACACGGGGCGGAAGTTGAGCCTGAAAGTGATGGTCATCCTGAAGCTTGGTTTACTAATAACTATCATACCGTCGGTGCGGTATTTGACTCGCCGGTCTATAAATATAATAATAATCAACGTGCCGCTACACTTTGGTACCATGATCACGCAGTCGGCATTACCCGTTTAAATGTTTATGCGGGTCTCGTTGGCATGTATATTATTCGCGATGAAGAAGAACGCAAACTAAACCTTCCTTCTGGAGCATATGAAATTCCATTAATTATTGCTGATCGCGGCTTTAACGAAGACGGCTCCCTATTTTATTCAGATACTACAAACGTGAGGCCAGGACCTGTACAGCCCGGATTGACATTCCCTCATCCTTCCGTCACACCTGGTGAGGCGTTTGAAAACATCACAGTCAACGGTAAAGTCTGGCCGTTTTTAGAAGTAGAGCCAAGAAAGTACCGATTCCGCATATTGAATGCATCCAATGAACGCTTTTATAAAATGAATTTATCAAATGGTCAGAAAATCATACAGATCGGTTCAGATGGTGGATTATTGGAAACACCTGCCTATATGGATGAGTTAACGATTGCACCCGCTGAACGTATGGACGTAATTATCGATTTCTCCAAACTGGCACCCGATGATACGATCGTCTTAGAAAACACCGCAGCGACACCGTTTGATTTCGCACCGCCAGTAGGTGCTCTGCCTGACCCCGAAACCGACGGACAAATTATGCAGTTTAGAGTGGTTGAATTAACGGCACCAGATACGAGCAATCTCCCAGCTATACTCAGCCATATCCCCAAACTTCGGGAATGTGACGCTGCTCAAACACGTGATATTACACTGGATGCAGACATCGATGAATATGGTCGTTTAAAGTTCTTGTTTAATAATAAAGGTTTCATGGAACGAATCGATTTTAAACCTCAACTGAATGATACAGAAATCTGGCGCATCATCAACACGGCCGGCGCAACGCATCCTATACACATCCATTTGATCCAATTCCAGATTCTCGACCGCATCCCTTTTGACGCCCAAGGTTTCACAGCGAATGGTTTACTGAATTTTACAGGTCCTCCTGTAAAACCTCCCGTAAATGAACGAGGATGGAAAGACGTCGTCCAATCTCCACCTGGATTTGTAACACGAGTGATTATGCGCTTTGCTCCATTCACCGGTCGCTACATGCTTCATTGTCATATTTTAGAGCACGAAGATCATGATATGATGCGACAATTCGAAGTAGTGGAGCGCAAATGTGGCTGCAAAACCAACTGCACATGCAAAGAGCATAAACCAAAACGCAAATGTGAGTGCAAGAAGAAGTGTACATGTCAGGGTAAGTGTACGTGTAAAAAAAGCTGTACATGTAAGAAAAAGAAATCGAATCACCCATCGAAAAAAGAACGTCATCATAAAAAATGTCCTACATGTCCTCCTTGTTCTGAAACGTATCGATGCGAATGTGAATGA
- a CDS encoding YitT family protein, whose product MKTRSPKKKLLIEYVWIMIGSVLVGLAFNIFFLPARLAAGGVSGISTILYEMYGFEPAFVQWLINIPIFFIGMLLLGKDFSLKTLVGTFFVPLTIWLTADIPSTIDNPLLSAIYGGIMLGVGLGIVYRGNGSTGGLATVAQIVKKYSGLSSGYAQLIVDGMVVIASAIVFNLELALFAMMAIFVTSKVIDFVQLQTSQSKLVLIITDNEERIQTIIKEEIDRGLTKVRSVGGFSNQEKTMILCVVEQAEAIYLKKILREEEPQAFVVFLNASEILGRGFSLAKVY is encoded by the coding sequence ATGAAAACCCGTTCACCGAAGAAAAAGCTTCTGATAGAATATGTCTGGATTATGATCGGATCTGTTTTAGTCGGTTTAGCTTTTAATATATTTTTCTTACCAGCGCGACTAGCAGCTGGAGGCGTATCTGGAATTAGTACTATTCTGTATGAGATGTATGGGTTTGAGCCTGCCTTTGTTCAGTGGCTTATTAATATCCCAATATTCTTTATAGGCATGTTACTTCTCGGCAAGGATTTTAGTTTAAAAACATTAGTTGGAACATTTTTTGTGCCGCTAACTATTTGGCTGACTGCTGATATTCCTTCGACTATCGACAATCCTTTACTATCCGCTATCTATGGAGGAATCATGTTAGGAGTAGGGCTTGGCATAGTCTACAGAGGAAATGGTTCGACTGGAGGACTAGCGACAGTGGCGCAAATCGTCAAGAAGTATTCGGGTTTGTCCAGTGGATATGCGCAATTAATTGTAGATGGCATGGTGGTTATTGCATCCGCTATTGTATTTAATCTAGAGTTAGCATTATTTGCGATGATGGCGATCTTTGTGACCAGTAAGGTAATTGACTTTGTACAATTACAGACATCACAATCTAAGCTGGTATTGATCATTACGGATAATGAAGAACGTATCCAGACGATTATTAAAGAGGAAATTGACCGCGGATTGACTAAAGTTCGCTCGGTAGGCGGCTTTTCCAATCAAGAGAAAACTATGATTTTATGTGTAGTAGAGCAAGCGGAAGCGATTTATTTGAAGAAGATTCTGAGAGAGGAAGAACCACAGGCATTTGTTGTATTCCTGAACGCATCAGAAATTCTTGGTAGAGGATTCTCTCTTGCGAAAGTGTATTGA
- a CDS encoding protein adenylyltransferase SelO: MKTNRTIGWKVECSYCDLPEAFYTEVEPNTVDSPQLVLTNDELAVSLGLDEKQLHSEEAIASFAGNKRLEGIEPIAQAYAGHQFGNFTMLGDGRAMLLGEHLTPEGHRVDIQLKGSGRTPYSRGGDGRAALGPMLREYLISEAMHGLDIPTTRSLAVTVTGEPVLREKALTGAVLTRVASSHLRVGTFQYAAARQVVEDLRALSDYTINRHFPEAKSESQPYLSLLEHVIQRQASLIAKWQLAGFIHGVMNTDNMAIGGETIDYGPCAFMDSYDPKTVFSSIDVQGRYSYGNQPGIAEWNLTRFAETLVPLLHEEPAEAVKLAEGKLAEFGRLYVAEWMGGMRSKLGLFNEEEFDETLVNDLLAIMENHQADYTNTFRSLTLGQQEEMFGTPEFIDWKDRWMDRLQRQPQDVQEVEALMKQHNPSVIPRNHRVEEALKAAETGNMQPFIRLLKVLENPYAYTAEQEEYTTPPSDGSSFQTYCGT, encoded by the coding sequence ATGAAAACTAATCGAACTATTGGATGGAAAGTCGAGTGTAGCTACTGTGACTTACCGGAGGCATTTTATACAGAAGTGGAACCGAATACCGTCGACTCCCCGCAATTAGTCCTGACCAATGATGAATTAGCAGTATCGCTAGGACTGGATGAAAAACAATTGCATTCTGAAGAAGCAATCGCGAGCTTTGCCGGAAATAAACGACTTGAAGGAATAGAACCTATTGCGCAAGCTTACGCGGGGCATCAGTTCGGTAATTTCACGATGCTTGGTGATGGACGTGCCATGCTGTTAGGGGAGCATCTCACACCTGAAGGGCATCGGGTGGATATTCAATTAAAGGGCTCGGGAAGGACACCCTATTCGCGCGGTGGGGACGGACGGGCGGCACTGGGTCCGATGTTACGAGAGTACTTGATCAGTGAAGCCATGCACGGACTGGATATCCCCACAACACGCAGTTTAGCTGTCACCGTAACAGGAGAACCTGTTTTGCGGGAAAAGGCTTTGACAGGCGCAGTGTTGACGAGAGTTGCTTCAAGTCATTTACGCGTAGGGACGTTTCAATATGCAGCGGCGAGACAAGTAGTCGAGGATTTACGGGCTCTTTCAGATTACACGATCAATCGGCACTTTCCTGAAGCAAAATCAGAGTCACAACCTTATTTATCGCTATTGGAACACGTCATCCAACGTCAAGCTTCTTTGATTGCCAAATGGCAGCTGGCCGGCTTCATTCATGGCGTGATGAATACGGACAATATGGCAATAGGCGGTGAGACAATCGACTATGGACCTTGCGCATTTATGGATAGCTATGATCCCAAAACTGTTTTCAGCTCAATTGACGTGCAAGGACGCTATTCTTACGGCAATCAGCCTGGTATAGCAGAATGGAATTTAACGCGCTTTGCCGAAACGCTTGTCCCATTGCTTCATGAAGAGCCAGCGGAAGCTGTAAAACTGGCAGAGGGTAAGCTTGCTGAATTTGGCAGGCTTTATGTTGCTGAGTGGATGGGCGGAATGCGTTCGAAACTCGGTCTGTTCAATGAGGAAGAATTTGATGAAACGTTAGTCAATGACTTACTTGCTATCATGGAAAACCATCAGGCTGACTATACGAACACGTTCCGTTCATTGACACTTGGCCAACAAGAAGAAATGTTTGGCACGCCTGAGTTCATTGATTGGAAAGATCGCTGGATGGATCGACTGCAACGTCAGCCTCAAGATGTCCAAGAAGTAGAAGCATTGATGAAACAGCATAATCCATCAGTCATCCCGAGAAATCACCGGGTGGAGGAAGCGTTAAAGGCAGCTGAAACAGGTAATATGCAACCGTTTATCCGTTTGCTCAAAGTACTTGAAAACCCTTATGCTTATACAGCAGAACAAGAAGAATACACGACACCGCCTTCTGATGGAAGTTCTTTTCAGACGTATTGCGGAACATAA
- a CDS encoding ABC-2 transporter permease — MNALIKKDLYTQKASAYFITALWFIIFTNFFTDGQPVRHVLLLIFVAYFLAISTNSKAFEKESVLINSLPVTRKQFVLAKYATGFIWFGISAVAILVYIFLFDTFAPFPTRMMTVPELLIALGCFFIIISLFYPLQFKVGYLLASSLTIILPLLSMMSFRIILNIMENPRMVAEQNFFRHTANLVMINQWSIAVSVLLVSALVTWLSILLSIRIIRKTDFDHS, encoded by the coding sequence ACACAAAAGGCGAGTGCTTATTTCATTACAGCCTTGTGGTTCATCATATTCACAAACTTTTTTACGGACGGTCAACCTGTACGCCATGTCTTACTTCTGATCTTCGTCGCGTATTTCCTTGCCATTTCAACTAATAGCAAAGCCTTTGAGAAAGAATCCGTACTAATCAACAGCCTACCTGTCACTAGAAAACAGTTTGTATTGGCTAAGTATGCAACTGGTTTCATATGGTTCGGTATATCGGCAGTTGCGATACTCGTTTATATCTTTCTATTTGATACATTTGCCCCGTTTCCTACGAGAATGATGACAGTACCTGAACTACTTATCGCACTTGGATGCTTTTTCATTATCATTTCTCTGTTTTATCCGTTGCAATTCAAAGTGGGTTATTTGCTAGCTTCTTCTTTGACCATTATCTTGCCATTACTGAGTATGATGTCGTTTAGAATCATACTGAACATTATGGAAAATCCAAGAATGGTGGCAGAACAGAACTTCTTCCGGCACACCGCGAATCTTGTGATGATCAATCAATGGTCAATTGCCGTCTCCGTCCTTCTAGTAAGTGCTCTAGTGACATGGCTGTCTATCCTTTTATCTATACGAATTATCCGTAAAACAGACTTTGACCATAGTTAA
- a CDS encoding ABC transporter ATP-binding protein, translating into MDIKPIVELQNLTKVIDNKKIIDNISLSLYPGQITGFLGPNGAGKTTTIRMMVGLMKRTSGEILIDGKSLSEDFEEGLSKVGVIVENPEMYKFMSGYKNLLHFARMQKDISKERINEVVTQVGLEQRIHEKVSTYSLGMRQRLGLAQALLHRPKFLILDEPTNGLDPAGIREFRQHLRTVAETEGVSVFVSSHMLSEIELMCDRIAVIQNGRLVDIRDMSETTQSHYYLELSPAEEAKSLLISKGFTVESLPVGLLLQAEKEQIPSIIQLLTSNKIEVYAVQPHRKTLEDQFLEMTGGGQIAESHTK; encoded by the coding sequence ATGGACATAAAACCAATAGTCGAATTACAAAACTTGACGAAAGTCATTGACAACAAGAAAATCATCGATAATATCAGCCTATCTTTATACCCTGGTCAGATCACAGGATTCCTCGGACCAAATGGAGCCGGTAAAACTACGACCATTCGCATGATGGTCGGGCTGATGAAACGGACTAGCGGCGAAATCCTGATTGACGGGAAATCGCTTTCCGAAGACTTTGAAGAAGGTTTATCCAAAGTAGGCGTCATTGTAGAAAACCCTGAGATGTACAAATTCATGTCAGGTTACAAAAACTTACTGCATTTTGCACGCATGCAGAAGGACATCAGTAAAGAACGAATCAACGAAGTCGTTACACAAGTGGGATTGGAACAACGGATTCATGAAAAGGTTTCCACTTACTCGCTAGGTATGCGACAGCGTCTTGGTTTGGCACAGGCTTTATTGCACCGTCCTAAATTTTTAATTCTAGATGAACCGACGAACGGTTTGGATCCTGCTGGCATTCGGGAGTTTCGTCAACATTTGCGAACTGTAGCGGAAACAGAAGGTGTTTCTGTCTTTGTTTCGAGCCATATGTTATCCGAAATCGAATTAATGTGTGACCGGATAGCCGTAATCCAGAATGGTCGCCTTGTCGATATACGGGATATGTCAGAAACTACTCAATCTCATTATTACCTAGAATTGTCCCCTGCCGAAGAAGCAAAAAGTCTATTGATTTCCAAAGGCTTCACAGTAGAATCATTACCTGTCGGTTTACTACTCCAAGCCGAGAAAGAACAGATTCCATCTATCATTCAGCTTCTTACATCTAATAAAATTGAAGTATATGCTGTGCAACCACACCGTAAAACACTAGAGGATCAATTCCTTGAAATGACGGGAGGCGGACAAATTGCTGAATCTCATACAAAATGA
- a CDS encoding globin-coupled sensor protein produces MSSFRPKMNMEQLLQRGTDLDSAPRFQETLHYNNFRKQDVQNLQELYKKCENITPSITDIFEQYLTELSPTQKNPVPRSLIDEYLHDFFTMTRSTEYMEKTLRFFFTLRKHKFEAGKTIVLFNQFAFYIQTHVLYHFGYRPAKAFDLLKSLQAAVNIDQQLYIELMTEQTVEHVVTEISGLVDANAKIMFMKDLIFSLDHQSDEIQSSTAATEQITASITEVANTSSRISEKTADSVDYAINSKETIETTLEDIFQTEQQFRSIVETFSSLQQRIGEIENVVQLINGIAGQTNLLALNASIEAARAGEHGKGFAVVAQEVRKLAENTVSALAEVTDNVGHLKSYANNVSHSIEDTTKIITHATSEAKNALPLLTAIVSAIEEINMDVSNTAAISQQQAASIDEVSHRMMAISQTQEDIRQFGESTSASIYDLSQEINAFRLRVISENSVHLSSKSLLQLSKADHILWKWRIYNMLLGLETVRPADVSSHKDCRLGKWYNLPETKKRLGHLTAYQNIDQYHALVHQYAREAATHFEQGDRVGAENDLKQLEVASMEVVNLLDELIIVLEKESENLQPV; encoded by the coding sequence ATGTCGTCATTTCGTCCCAAAATGAATATGGAACAATTACTTCAAAGAGGCACGGATTTGGATTCTGCGCCAAGATTTCAAGAGACACTGCACTACAATAATTTCCGCAAACAAGATGTTCAAAATCTTCAAGAACTATATAAAAAGTGTGAGAACATCACACCGAGTATTACTGATATTTTTGAACAATATTTAACGGAACTTTCTCCTACACAAAAAAACCCTGTACCTCGCTCATTAATTGATGAGTATTTACACGACTTCTTCACCATGACACGCAGTACAGAATATATGGAAAAAACACTTCGCTTCTTCTTTACTTTACGCAAGCATAAATTCGAAGCAGGAAAAACCATTGTTTTATTTAATCAATTCGCCTTTTATATCCAGACGCATGTATTGTATCATTTCGGTTATCGCCCAGCCAAAGCATTCGATTTACTGAAGTCTCTGCAAGCCGCTGTCAATATTGATCAGCAACTGTATATTGAACTGATGACAGAGCAGACAGTAGAACATGTAGTAACAGAAATTTCAGGTCTTGTTGATGCGAATGCAAAGATCATGTTCATGAAGGATTTGATCTTTAGCCTAGACCACCAATCGGATGAAATCCAATCCTCTACTGCCGCTACTGAACAAATTACAGCTTCTATTACGGAAGTAGCCAATACTTCCTCACGAATTTCTGAAAAGACTGCAGACTCCGTAGACTATGCGATAAACAGTAAGGAAACAATCGAAACAACACTAGAAGATATTTTTCAAACGGAACAACAATTCCGTTCTATTGTTGAAACATTCTCTTCTTTGCAACAACGCATCGGAGAAATTGAAAACGTCGTGCAATTGATCAATGGCATTGCAGGACAGACAAACTTGCTGGCATTGAACGCATCCATTGAAGCAGCGAGAGCAGGTGAACACGGTAAGGGATTTGCTGTCGTAGCACAAGAAGTTCGTAAGCTAGCTGAAAATACAGTATCTGCACTGGCTGAAGTTACGGATAACGTAGGACATTTAAAATCCTATGCCAATAACGTATCCCATTCTATTGAAGATACAACGAAAATCATTACGCATGCTACTTCAGAAGCAAAAAACGCTTTGCCGTTGTTGACAGCAATAGTTTCTGCAATCGAAGAAATTAATATGGATGTCAGCAATACAGCGGCCATATCCCAGCAACAAGCTGCCTCAATTGACGAAGTGTCTCATCGCATGATGGCTATTTCTCAAACACAGGAAGACATACGTCAATTTGGCGAGAGTACTTCTGCTTCCATTTACGATTTGAGTCAAGAGATCAATGCATTTCGTTTACGCGTAATTAGCGAAAACAGTGTTCACTTATCTTCTAAATCTTTACTACAATTATCGAAAGCTGATCATATACTTTGGAAATGGCGTATTTATAACATGCTATTGGGGCTTGAGACTGTGAGGCCGGCAGATGTTTCTTCTCACAAAGATTGTCGCCTCGGTAAGTGGTATAACCTGCCTGAAACGAAAAAAAGGCTTGGGCATCTGACTGCCTATCAAAACATAGATCAGTATCATGCATTAGTTCATCAATACGCACGCGAAGCAGCAACTCACTTTGAACAAGGTGACCGTGTGGGTGCTGAAAATGATTTAAAGCAATTAGAAGTTGCATCAATGGAAGTGGTCAATCTACTAGACGAATTAATCATCGTTCTAGAAAAAGAAAGCGAGAACTTACAACCAGTATGA
- a CDS encoding ABC transporter permease: MLNLIQNEWMKLWAKKGTWVMTILLIISVIGLMGLTKWINNQDRTEATDWKSNAQEQINYTKEALELDLPEMERKQNEETVKVLEYRLANNIPPLAVDGRESLIINPVGVGSFVVLLTVIAAAGIVASEFSQGTIKMLLTRPVSRWKIMTSKYITVLFFGILLMCIGFAVTVISAYILFPSGAGQELKLVGNAIVPVSVWGHGLYMLILSFANVLITATFAFMIGSVFRSNGMAIGLSLFIFFTGNTIALLLSQYEVAKYLVFTHMNLTMYETNSVFVDGITMPFSLVVLAVYIVIFLVISYTVFTKRDITA; the protein is encoded by the coding sequence TTGCTGAATCTCATACAAAATGAATGGATGAAGTTATGGGCTAAAAAAGGTACATGGGTAATGACTATTTTGTTAATTATCTCAGTCATTGGCCTAATGGGGTTGACTAAATGGATAAACAACCAAGATCGTACAGAGGCAACCGATTGGAAGTCCAATGCACAAGAACAGATAAACTATACAAAAGAGGCACTTGAGCTAGACCTTCCTGAAATGGAACGTAAACAGAACGAGGAAACGGTTAAAGTTTTAGAATACCGTTTAGCAAATAACATTCCACCTCTTGCTGTAGATGGCCGGGAATCCTTGATTATTAATCCTGTCGGGGTTGGAAGCTTTGTCGTACTTCTAACAGTCATTGCAGCAGCGGGCATCGTAGCTTCTGAATTCTCCCAAGGTACGATCAAAATGTTACTGACGCGACCAGTTAGTCGTTGGAAAATCATGACGTCAAAATACATTACAGTTCTATTCTTTGGCATCTTGCTCATGTGTATAGGATTTGCGGTAACTGTCATCAGTGCCTATATTCTGTTCCCTTCAGGTGCAGGTCAGGAACTGAAATTAGTCGGCAATGCGATCGTCCCTGTTTCGGTGTGGGGACATGGGCTGTATATGCTGATTCTATCTTTCGCCAACGTACTCATCACGGCTACGTTTGCCTTCATGATCGGCAGCGTGTTCCGCTCTAACGGAATGGCTATTGGTCTGTCGTTATTCATTTTCTTTACAGGCAATACGATCGCTTTATTACTTTCACAATATGAAGTTGCGAAATACTTGGTGTTCACGCATATGAATCTGACGATGTATGAGACCAACTCTGTTTTTGTGGATGGAATCACGATGCCGTTCTCGCTTGTTGTGTTGGCAGTATATATAGTGATTTTCTTGGTGATTAGCTACACTGTGTTTACGAAACGGGATATTACTGCATAG